Proteins encoded in a region of the Cydia pomonella isolate Wapato2018A chromosome 3, ilCydPomo1, whole genome shotgun sequence genome:
- the LOC133515801 gene encoding activin receptor type-2B-like, with amino-acid sequence MATFITMATKICFATWFILGFHSVLGLPPQEEHLPPRPKDGGVETRYCAYYNGSPPICDPSDPTCDPIQKEDCQPVEKDKSNHCVQLWHYNTTTNTSTLQFKGCFLDTVSCSDKPTPCRTHSAKLLLLHCCCEGDMCNTNDTFPGLPPPDSTDAPHEEIPMERIPGSDDDTKAIIAYTLTPLFILFIALVGCYLLYRRRKGSTFAELANGEGSLSRPPSMGVGMDTEPVDLVGLVTLCEVRARGRFGAVWRAQLGQKDVAVKVFPLQDKQSWLAEQEIYRLPRMDHPDILHYIGVDKKGDNLQAEYWLITAYHEKGSLCDYLKAHTLSWPDAWRIAACVARGLAHLHEEGGGKPAVAHRDFKSKNVLLKSDLSACIADFGLALVFVAGHGCGDAHGQVGTRRYMAPEVLDGAINFTKDAFLRIDMYACALVLWEIASRCDEGGVEPTAQYRLPLEEEVGPHPGLEEMQEAVVQRKLRPAIPPRWREHPGLNVLCDTMEECWDHDAEARLSASCVLERVGAQRQAAADTPLLIHDLAC; translated from the exons ATGGCTACGTTCATCACGATGGCGACTAAGATATGCTTTGCAACGTGGTTTATTCTTG GTTTCCATTCAGTTCTCGGTCTACCACCACAGGAAGAGCATCTCCCGCCCCGTCCGAAAGATGGCGGCGTCGAGACGCGCTACTGCGCTTACTATAACGGCTCTCCACCAATATGCGATCCCAGCGACCCCACCTGCGACCCCATCCAAAAAGAGGACTGCCAACCTGTCGAAAAGGACAAGAGCAACCACTGTGTCCAGTTATGGCACTACAACACCACAACAAACACCTCAACACTACAGTTTAAAGGCTGCTTCCTGGACACAGTCTCTTGCAGCGACAAACCCACACCATGCCGAACACACAGCGCAAAACTCTTACTACTACACTGCTGCTGTGAAGGCGATATGTGCAACACTAATGACACATTCCCTGGTTTACCGCCTCCAGATTCAACCGATGCGCCTCATGAGGAAATACCGATGGAACGGATACCTGGATCTGATGATGATACTAAAGCTATCATTGCTTATACTTTGACACCGTTGTTCATACTTTTCATTGCTCTCGTCGGCTGCTATCTGCTGTATAGGCGGCGCAAAGGCAGCACATTTGCTGAGCTTGCGAATGGAGAAGGATCTCTATCTAGGCCTCCGTCTATGGGGGTTGGAATGGATACTGAGCCTGTGGACCTGGTTGGCCTTGTAACCTTATGTGAAGTCAGGGCTAGAGGGCGCTTCGGGGCCGTGTGGCGTGCTCAGCTCGGTCAGAAAGACGTGGCCGTCAAGGTATTCCCGCTGCAGGACAAGCAGTCCTGGCTGGCCGAACAGGAGATCTACAGGCTCCCGAGAATGGACCATCCAGATATCTTGCATTACATTGGTGTGGATAAGAAAGGAGACAATCTGCAAGCCGAGTATTGGCTCATCACTGCATATCATGAGAAG GGCTCTCTCTGCGACTACCTAAAAGCGCACACCCTCAGCTGGCCGGACGCCTGGCGCATCGCAGCGTGCGTGGCGCGTGGACTGGCCCACCTGCACGAAGAGGGCGGGGGCAAGCCCGCCGTCGCTCACCGCGACTTCAAGTCCAAGAACGTCCTTCTAAAATCCGACCTGTCTGCCTGCATTGCCGACTTTGGCTTGGCCTTGGTGTTTGTAGCTGGCCATGGCTGTGGAGATGCACATGGACAAGTGGGGACGAGGAGATATATGGCCCCTGAGGTGTTGGATGGAGCGATCAATTTCACGAAGGACGCGTTCTTGAGGATAGATATGTACGCGTGCGCGCTTGTGCTGTGGGAGATCGCTTCGAG ATGTGATGAAGGTGGAGTTGAGCCCACAGCGCAATACAGGCTTCCTTTAGAGGAGGAGGTCGGGCCTCACCCTGGGCTCGAAGAGATGCAGGAGGCGGTGGTCCAGCGGAAACTGCGGCCCGCCATCCCGCCGCGGTGGAGAGAACATCCC GGCCTCAACGTCCTCTGCGACACGATGGAGGAGTGCTGGGACCACGACGCGGAGGCGCGCCTGTCCGCGTCCTGCGTGCTGGAGCGCGTCGGCGCGCAGCGCCAGGCCGCCGCCGACACCCCCCTGCTCATCCACGACCTCGCCTGCTGA
- the LOC133515799 gene encoding splicing factor 3A subunit 1 → MPSIDMMGPPGQPIDAAPEEPQAPPPPVIGIIYPPPEVRNIVDKTASFVARNGPEFEARIRQNELGNPKFNFLNSGDPYHAYYQHKVKEIREGKDTGPPPSAGGPPGIRGALAPAQAARQQELLKAAAPAEPPPPRDPPPDFEFLADAPSISALELDIVKLTAQFVARNGRQFLTDLMKKEERNHQFDFLRPQHSLFQYFTRLLEQYTKVLLPPKELTAKLGQEIRTGALDAARGRAAWLAHQARRRAQDEARVERERLAYACVDWHDFVVVETVDYPAGEPGDFPPPTTPLEVGARVLAQERGVTAPIDDDTEMQLESESESESDEELSTMEDRTQQQRPDDTRVQDMEEDSSSSEDERAPAPPPPRRPVREEAPLPPRPDRVVVKQYDPKQPRPAPAPPGDEWLVSPITGEKIPASKVADHVRIGLLDPRWLEQRDRAAAERSDRDEALAPGAAIEASLKQLAERRTDIFGVGDEETAIGKKIGEEEKRRDDRVTWDGHTSSVEAATRAARAHITLEDQIQQIHKVKGLLPDEEKEKIGPKPVTAPPPPRTAPPRPAPPPAPPRPVAPAPVLLQPLPSLMVLPPMAPRPPLIATPVAGYYAPPVEEEEPAAKRPRTEDTLEPESAWLARHGGGNVGVSVILPALPERAEWRLDGRALPLSVALGASVADLKTMLQRSTNMPIAKQKLQYEGLFFKDSNTLAYYNVPPGAVIQLQVKERGGRKK, encoded by the exons ATGCCTTCAATAGACATGATGGGTCCTCCGGGGCAGCCGATAGACGCGGCGCCGGAGGAGCCTCAGGCGCCCCCGCCGCCGGTCATCGGGATCATTTACCCACCACCTGAAGTCAGGA ATATTGTGGATAAGACAGCAAGTTTCGTGGCCCGCAACGGGCCGGAGTTTGAGGCGCGTATCCGACAGAATGAGCTCGGGAACCCTAAATTCAACTTCCTCAACTCTGGAGACCCGTATCATGCCTACTATCAGCACAAGGTCAAGGAAATCAGGGAAGGGAAAG ACACTGGCCCGCCACCGTCCGCCGGCGGCCCGCCAGGTATCCGCGGCGCCCTGGCCCCGGCGCAAGCGGCGCGCCAGCAGGAGCTGCTCAAGGCTGCCGCTCCCGCCGAGCCCCCGCCGCCCCGCGACCCTCCCCCAGACTTCGAATTTCTTGCTGATGCGCCTTCCATCTCCGCCCTGGAGTTGGACATCGTCAAGCTCACGGCGCAGTTCGTGGCAAGGAATGGAAGGCAGTTCTTGACGGACTTGATGAAAAAAGAGGAGAGGAATCATCAGTTTGACTTCCTTCGCCCGCAACATTCTTTGTTCCAGTACTTTACCAG GTTACTGGAACAATACACCAAAGTCTTACTCCCACCAAAGGAGCTAACAGCAAAGCTTGGCCAGGAGATCCGGACCGGAGCCCTCGACGCGGCCCGCGGGCGCGCCGCCTGGCTCGCGCACcaggcgcgccgccgcgcccagGACGAGGCCCGAGTGGAAAGGGAACGGCTCGCCTACGCCTGCGTCGACTGGCACGACTTCGTGGTCGTCGAAACTGTCGACTACCCAGCCGGGGAACCTGGAGACTTCCCACCACCGACCACACCACTTGAAGTCGGAGCGAGAGTGTTAGCGCAAGAACGTGGTGTGACTGCTCCTATCGATGATGATACAGAAATGCAGCTCGagtcagaatcagaatcagaaagcGATGAGGAATTGTCCACTATGGAAGATCGCACGCAGCAGCAGCGGCCTGATGATACCCGCGTTCAAGATATGGAGGAGGACAGCTCGTCGAGCGAGGATGAGCGCGCGCCAGCGCCTCCACCCCCACGTCGTCCTGTCCGCGAAGAGGCGCCGTTACCACCACGTCCGGACCGCGTCGTTGTTAAGCAATACGATCCGAAGCAGCCGCGACCGGCCCCCGCCCCGCCGGGCGACGAATGGCTAGTCTCCCCTATCACTGGAGAGAAGATCCCAGCGAGCAAAGTCGCCGATCACGTCCGCATCGGTCTACTGGATCCTCGCTGGTTGGAACAACGAGATCGCGCGGCGGCTGAACGATCCGACCGCGACGAGGCGCTCGCCCCAGGCGCCGCGATCGAAGCCAGTCTCAAGCAGCTCGCCGAACGCCGTACCGATATTTTCGGTGTCGGTGACGAAGAAACGGCCATCGGTAAAAAGATTGGCGAAGAAGAGAAGCGACGCGATGATAGAGTCACTTGGGACGGGCATACTTCTAGCGTCGAAGCGGCTACGCGCGCCGCTCGTGCTCATATCACGCTTGAAGATCAGATCCAACAGATCCACAAAGTCAAAGGGTTGTTACCGGATGAGGAGAAGGAAAAGATCGGTCCGAAGCCTGtgacggcgccgccgccgccgcgcacggCGCCGCCCCggccggcgccgccgcccgcgccgccgcggcCCGTGGCGCCGGCGCCCGTGCTGCTGCAGCCGCTGCCGTCGCTCATGGTGCTGCCGCCGatggcgccgcgcccgccgctgATCGCGACGCCGGTGGCGGGCTACTACGCCCCGCCTGTCGAGGAGGAGGAGCCGGCCGCGAAGCGCCCGAGGACGGAGGATACGCTCGAGCCGGAGTCTGCGTGGTTAG CGCGCCACGGAGGCGGTAACGTAGGCGTGAGCGTCATACTCCCGGCTTTACCGGAGCGCGCGGAGTGGCGCCTGGACGGGCGCGCGCTGCCGCTGTCCGTCGCGCTCGGCGCCTCCGTCGCCGACCTCAAGACCATGCTGCAGCGCTCCACCAACATGCCCATCGCTAAGCAGAAGCTGCAGTACGAG GGTCTATTTTTCAAGGACAGCAACACACTGGCGTACTACAACGTGCCGCCTGGCGCGGTCATCCAACTGCAAGTGAAGGAGAGAGGAGGACGCAAGAAGTAA
- the LOC133515802 gene encoding xylulose kinase, with protein MTEVTRKKTFLGFDFSTQRLKVLVIDEDYGILQEADVEFDVDLPEFRTAGGVRRGERGEVTAPPLLWVKALDMVMDRLIVAGVDFSTVEALSGAAQQHGSVWWSKDGEARLSKLSSEEFLHTQLATAFVADSPVWMDSSTTVDCRALEEAVGGSEALAKITGSTAYERFTGPQIRKMFRTKPRVYQAASRISLVSSFACSLFLGRIADIDLSDGSGMNLLDVHSKSWSEECLKACGDETLSEKLGTPVPTASVLGTIAPYFVERYGFKPDCQVVAFTGDNNSALAGLRLRPGWVGLSLGTSDTLLLGLDQAQAPPAGHVLVGPAEAPYMALLCFANGSLTRQNHRDRLAGQSWDAFNDLLRATVRGNMGYMGIYYDTAEIVPRGAPGRRLADGCGRARPAPAPQFEARALLEGQALARRAHAEDMGFHLDANSRLIATGGASVNKELLQIFADVFNTPVYVQEQHANAALLGAATRAAEVWSATTGVPLTGSEPTLAPVASPYPDAATIYTPMLARYRDMLQHIPKLQ; from the exons ATGACCGAAGTCACACGGAAGAAAACTTTTTTGGGTTTTGATTTTAGTACACAGAGG CTCAAAGTATTAGTAATAGATGAGGACTATGGAATACTGCAAGAGGCAGATGTTGAATTTGATGTTGATCTTCCAGAGTTCAG GACAGCCGGTGGGGTGCGGCGCGGGGAGCGGGGTGAGGTGACGGCACCACCACTATTATGGGTCAAGGCTCTGGACATGGTGATGGATAGGCTCATAGTTGCTGGAGTAGACTTCTCTACTGTTGAAGCACTATCTGGTGCAGCACAG CAACACGGCTCAGTATGGTGGTCCAAAGATGGTGAAGCCCGTCTCTCGAAATTGTCTTCCGAGGAGTTCCTGCACACACAACTGGCCACTGCCTTTGTGGCTGACTCTCCCGTCTGGATGGATTCCAGTACTACAGTAGACTGCAGAGCACTCGAGGAGGCAGTTGGAGGTTCTGAG GCTCTCGCCAAAATCACCGGCTCAACAGCCTACGAGCGTTTCACAGGCCCACAGATCCGCAAAATGTTCCGCACCAAGCCCAGGGTATACCAGGCGGCTTCGAGAATATCACTGGTCTCTTCGTTCGCTTGTAGTCTGTTCCTGGGACGGATAGCTGACATTGACTTGTCTGATGGCTCCGGGATGAACCTGCTTGATGTGCATAGTAAGAGTTGGAGTGAAGAGTGCCTTAAG gCTTGCGGCGATGAAAcactatcagaaaaactgggTACCCCAGTACCCACGGCGAGCGTGCTAGGCACCATCGCGCCGTACTTCGTGGAACGATACGGATTTAAACCCGACTGCCAAGTGGTCGCGTTCACGGGCGACAATAATTCTGCTCTTGCGG GACTCCGCCTCCGGCCCGGCTGGGTAGGCCTCAGCCTGGGCACATCGGACACACTCCTCCTCGGCCTCGACCAAGCGCAGGCCCCTCCCGCGGGACACGTCCTCGTGGGGCCGGCCGAGGCCCCCTATATGGCCTTACTGTGCTTCGCCAACGGGTCACTTACAAGGCAGAATCATAGGGATAGGTTAGCCGGACAGAGTTGGGACGCTTTTAATGATTTGCTGAGGGCTACTGTCAGAGGAAATATGGGATATATGG GTATCTACTACGACACGGCGGAGATCGTGCCGCGCGGCGCGCCGGGCCGCCGGCTGGCGGACGgctgcgggcgcgcgcggccggcgccggcgccgcagTTCGAGGCGCGCGCGCTGCTCGAGGGGCAGGCGCTGGCGCGCCGCGCTCACGCCGAGGACATGGGCTTCCATCTGG ATGCAAATTCTCGATTAATCGCTACGGGAGGCGCTAGTGTGAACAAGGAGCTGCTGCAAATTTTCGCCGACGTGTTCAACACGCCCGTCTATGTTCAG GAGCAGCACGCGAACGCCGCGCTCCTGGGCGCGGCCACTCGCGCCGCGGAGGTTTGGAGCGCCACGACGGGGGTCCCTCTTACTG GATCGGAGCCCACGCTAGCGCCGGTGGCCAGCCCGTACCCCGACGCGGCCACCATCTACACGCCCATGCTCGCCCGCTACCGCGACATGCTCCAACACATCCCTAAACTACAGTAA